Part of the Nerophis lumbriciformis linkage group LG24, RoL_Nlum_v2.1, whole genome shotgun sequence genome, aaactttacactagacttcaggcaacgtggatcctgtgcctctcctgtcttcctccagactctgggacctcgatttccaaaggaaatgcaaaatttgcattgttgggtgatggtttggggtgccatgtcatctgctggtgtcggtccactctgtttcctgagatccagggtcaacgcagccgtctaccagcaagttttagagcacttcatgcttcctgctgctgacctgctctatggagatggagatttcaagttccaacaggacttggcgcctgcacacagcgcaaaatctacccgtgcctggtttacggaccatggtatttctgttctaaattggcccgccaactcccctgaccttagccccatagaaaatctgtggggtattgtgaaaaggaagatgcagaatgccagacccaaaaacgcagaagagttgaaggccactatcagagtaacctgggctctcataacacctgagcagtgccagaaactcatcgactccatgccacgccgcattaacgcagtaattgaggcaaaaggagctccaaccaagtattgagtattgtacatgctcatatttttctttttcatacttttcagttggccaacatttctaaaaatcccttttttgtattagccttaagtaatattctaattttgtgacacacggaattttggattttcatttgttgccacttcaaatcatcaaaattaaatgaaataaacatttgaatgcatcagtctgtgtgcaatgaataaatataatgtacaagttacaccttttgaatgcaattactgaaataaatcaagtttttcaaaatattctaatttactggcttttacctgtatgctagACAGAAAACGCGTGACCTAAAGTAAGCCTCCACTCCtctaaaatgcgctagcttgatgctaattggaTTTACAATACAcaagctactattagcattagtgattttacatggctctTTTattgcacttcttttttttttttttttaattgtatttttagaatgtgtcgtgggccaTTAAAAAAACTAGCTGTGGGCTGCAAGCGGCCTCTGGGCCACACTGTGGACACCCTTGTCATATAGgattgctaaaataaataacattttaacttATTATAAGGCAAAATAGACAagcaaaatgtgttgtttttttctggTCATGTTTTCTTTGCAGAGAATAATTACAACTGCTGCcaatgaataattaatcataagCCGGCCACACCCACCGAGCTGTTTGAATGACAAACGAGGAGCTGATAGTGCCCTGCCCTCAGGCGTGCCgctgacaggaacaggaagtcgtGACAgaggaaatggcaacagcagaagcttGATGCACATGAACTTGTCAttgctctgtattaaatatacaATAACACCCAGGCCAGAAAGACAAACAGCCCCACCTGCTTGTAAATGTGTGGTTTTGTCTAGAACTTGGAATAGGCGAATGGCCGCTGTGTGTAAGTCAAAGTGGAAGTCCTGCAAAGGGAAGTTGTCGCTTCGGCGTGGCTGGAGAGGCACAGGAAGTTTTAGTAAGCTTCTTATCAGGACGTGTAATCCTGCCTGTCAGTTCTCTCAGCAGGGTGGCACACTTCTGCTCAGCATCAACTTCCTATTTGTGCCGTCTAATGCTTTTGAACTTGGCGCTTTTCTTTCCCCCCTGCAGGAGCTGGAGAGGGATCCAGGAGAGGCCAAGTGGTTGGACATCATCGAGAAGGATCTTCACAGGCAGTTCCCCTTCCACGAGATGTTTGCTGCACGCGGGGGCCACGGGTCAGAACCAACCTTGAAACGATCTCAAGCGATTAAACTTTTAGGCTCATGTTAGCGGTTTGAAAAGCTCTTTGTGCTCAGTCATTAATGATTCATTATTGATGGCTCTGTCTGCAGACAACAGGATCTGTACCGCATCCTGAAGGCCTACACCATCTACAGGCCTGACGAGGGCTACTGCCAGGCGCAGGCTCCCGTAGCTGCTGTCCTCCTCATGCACATGCCTGCAGAGGTGGGGACCCGCCGCCAAACACTCAGAATTAGAAACATCGGTACAATATTACAATCTTGGAATTGCACTGCGTCCAGGGTTTCTCACAGATTGCCAATACACatatggcggtgggggcgtgtcCAGGGCAGGGTCAATATGACGTCACCTTTTAATTTGCAAATTCAGCAATGAtgcattttgaaaatgctaaaaaaaaaatcaatacatacatttaaaaacaaatctgttattagtcgggatgggtactgaatctggtacttttttggcaaCGACCAAATCCCgccaattcacgtaaaatccgtGTGACTTCGTACTCTGTTGCCGACTCAGCCGGTGTACTGTActtcggcacttggcgatcactccagcagcactgagagcggactcagccaaactacctctatgTAATGTTgcgattttcaatgccaacatagAAACTGActaaaaaaaatgctccaacatAAGTAAAGTAAGGGTCCACTTTTCAAAacatgctagcttgatgctaatatacattgactttgctattaccatgctactgattagcaactGGTGCGTAATAAGAACAATACATGtacttacagtgttaacactttgtagggcgtaaTAAAAGATTAGACAGCAaaaactgaactgactagccaacacatCATAAACCATACACTACTGTCATTCAACGTCTTGAACTTGAACCTGTAATTAAGACTcagaaatgttttaataaaacaaaatatagcaACTGCACAACAGTTATcagaatcagctcatttttaaatgttacaataaaaaattaattttcttATCCAAATCAATATTTCTTAACccacacaaaagtacagaaaattggtactgttgagaaCCGGTATTGATTCCATGGTACCGGGAATTTGTTCACATTTGTACTGTACTGGTTAAATGTGAACCGTACCTATCCCGAGTTATTAGTAATcagtattaacatattttttttagattataTAATTTagttctattttttaaatgttgctgcttactgtacaatgtaacACAGACTGCACTTTGAGAATTGTTCAAGTTTCTATAGACTGCTCCAATCTTCTTAGTGactttttctttgttaaaaacaacAAGCAGCAAATCTAGCATATTTTCTTGGTGTTGTTGGACACCGTACTCGTGTTTGGAGACTCTTGACTTCTGTAGCTCGACGTCCACAATGAACAGCGAAGGCTGCAGCAAACCTCTACTGTCCCAAAACACTCACTGACGGCACTTTTCTCTTTTTGAAAGAGTACCACTGtcttcttaatatttgcacattccaCATTTTGTGTAGATTGCTCTTCTCGGGTATGTCTGggatatattaaagtacgtccacatgGCAGACATGCTGCCTCTGCTCCAGACAATTGCATGTGTCTTGCTTTTACTTCATCAAAACATCCTTTTACGGTGATCTTTCGGCCTAGGGCTATTTTGGGTCTGTATTTTTTTCAATGGCTGAATTTTTGgagcatcactagtcaatagtgcgtaaacaataggctatatatatctaTTCATGCAATGCAATATAttccttaaaaaatgttttccttgcAAATAGacaactaatttttaaggtgtggcatcTTTTATTTTGCCACGATCGATTGCACGTAGGAGAAACACTGGCATCGTCATCCTCACATGACACCTATATCAATAAGGGAACATATTTATAAAGAACGATACATTTTTGCTTCAAGATTCTTCTCACACTTGTGATCTACAGCAAGCCTTCTGGTGCCTCGTCCAGATTTGTGAGAAGTACCTTCCGGGCTACTACAGCGCCGGGCTGGTGAGGCGATCCACCACACGTTGATTTACCTGACCCCCCGAGTTCGCCCTCTGAATTTTCCCCATCTGGTGTTCCAGGAGGCCATCCAGCTGGATGGGGAGATCTTCTTCTCGCTGCTGCGCCGCACGTGTCCCATGGCCTACCGCCACCTCAAGAAGTTCAAGATTGACCCCATCCTCTACATGACCGAATGGTTTATGTGCATCTTCTCGCGCACGCTGCCGTGGGCGTGCGTCCTGCGCGTGTGGGACATGTTCTTCTGTGAAGGTATGTCTTCTTAGAGTCTCGTGGAGCGGTTGTTCTGCTTGGTGTAAATTGGGCTAGATAAAGTGTTTCTGTCACTTTTGTGCACTAAAAAAGTAGAGatcgaccgatatgttttttttaggCTCGATACTGTTTATCAGTAGTCAAGACGATATTTGGAGCTGATatccatttgcagtaaaagttatttagaaATGAatagtaaacagctggacaaggcttttgTAGGAAATGTCAGACCAGTAGCGACAATGTTTTATGCGGCGCTAATGTTTTGGTTTATTTAGCAGCAAAAACATCAGTggatttcacaaacacctttattacgtgtgtccAAGAgtagcatcaacatttgcatttcaaaatatggaaaATCTCCCTGGAAAATTGGTTAAAATGTTGGATTTCTTACATCTACTCAGTTTTATACCAGTTTATGGATtcaatacattgtaaggtttccttgtaaggaaccctgaaatattgcaaacattttaataaaaacaatacaggACTTCTTCACGAGACATTTTATAAGCTGACTGACATTTCTTTCTgggtgttacagaaagtatgagaatgtgtgagctgctgcctgctcatcTTTAATTATGTAATAAGTTTAATTTTTGtaaagatatttacacaaagtttcaaTGTTTGGCAAATATATTTTCTATCgtcttcatgtccatccatctctgtTAACGTTATTTGATTGCGAACGGAAGCTTGTTGCGCGACTTGATCAATGCAGTAGCAAAAACAATGGGACCGGGAAGAGGCCAGGAAAGAAGGACACAAACTGGATTTCCCGGCAATAATTGGAGGTTTTGACAAGTAAGCACAAGAGACATACTGCTGGCGACCAGCACTGCAGGAGGGAGAGAAAGGGGGGCGTGGCCACATGAGCGTTGCGGTGAATAGCTCAACTAAATACCCTGTCCGGTATTAAAAAACATACTTGTGGAGCATTATTGACAATGAGAgtaatttgtatttatatatatatatatttttttttataaaaggaACTTTTTTTAAGCATGGCAAAAGGGCTGGTGCTTGACCAGTGTTTATTACTATCCACTTCactatttataaatgtatttaatattttaatactgctatcatatgtgtatatattgtatctgctgatgtagtttgtACTTTGAGGTGACTAGAGCCTGTTCCTGCAGGCGTGAAGATCGTGTTCCGCGTGGGCCTGGTGCTGCTCAAACAGATGCTGGGCTCCGTGGACAAATTGCGGGAGCTGCAAGGGATGTACGAGACCATGGAGCGTCTGAGGAGCATCTCCCCTGACACCATCAGGGAGGACACTCTGGTCCAGGAGGTGCGTGATGGATTAAGTCAGTTGTGTCCAAAGTAAAGCCCGGGGGACCATTTGTGGCCTGCGTCACATTTTAAAAATGCTATTAAATAAAACTAattcaataaaatgtaaaaaaaaaaaatgaaataaaaaaagcaaacaggtgaaatgttatgaaaaaaaattgccATGTCGACTTTAattacacaaagctgccatgcagattgtatttttctttaaagCAGTTTTTTCTTTACTTcagatcaaatattccactttgaaatattggcatatgaaaaacagttttctttaacaaaaaggcatgaaaaaataataaacttataatcaacggagagatctgaagttgatctacagatttaagggtaaaaaaataaataaataaaatagtgacttaTTTTGACCAATTTTATGAGTTTAGGATCTCCAATAATTTTAGGAGGATTTTATTCTTaaaaactgccattgctcaaaaaaaattcaaattgatgctttgaattatttacctatttaaggctcaagTTACTTAAAAAATGTTCTACTTTGAAATTTTTGGGgagaaaaatgttgcatattttggtttttttttgctaaaaaaaaaacaggattttctttgaaaaaaatagcatataacatgtttttgtaactttatatcgacagacagACCTGAAGATGATGTGGCGATTTAagcgtttaataataataaaaaatatataagacttgtccagggtgtaccccgccttccgcccgaatacatctgagataggctccagcacaccccgcgaccccaaaagggacaagcggtagaaaatggaaggatggatatatatatatttattaatatatgccttatttttatgactgagacccttccttGTCCCCAGGACCAAacctgaggggagccctaaagatgACATTTTCCTGTATGCTTTAATTTTTcattgtgcggccctcagtggaaaaagtttggacacctttggACTAGGGTTGTTCTGATACCTAtactttggtactggtaccaaaatgtatttcaatacttttctaaataaaggggaccacaaaaaattactttattagttttatttgaacaaaaaatcttacggtacattaaacatatgtttcttattgcaatcgaagaacaatgttgtccttaaataaaatagtgaacatacaagacaacttgtctttcagtAGTAACTGAGCAAACAAGGCTCCCAATTTGTCTGCtaaagtatgcagtaacatattgtgtcatttctcattctattattttgtcaacattataaaggacaagctgtaaaaaatgattatcattccacttgttcatttactgttaatatcttgttattttccgtttcaacatgttctatctacacttctgttaaaatgtaatgatcactaattcttctgttgtttgatactttacattagttttggatgctaccacacaaatttaggtatcgatccgataccaagtagttacaggatcatacattggtcagattcaaagtcctcatgtgtccagggacatatttacaaagtttataaacataatatacttttttttttaaagggaaaaaGATTTTTTGACGatgaaaaatatagatgtaatcattgtggtatcaactagatacgctattgtacttggtatcattgcagtggatgtcagtattgatccacccatggcatttgtttacattcaagcgcGCAAGCTTTTGTTAtctgtgacgccagtgagctgttgtatcctcctccgttgtgtagtgaagcatgtttagctattcctcgtcctgcagggatgatatttgtaagaaactcactttattcgtcgccatggaggcgaggattagtgatttagaagtagctaaaacactgccgactgcggatggatgttcactgctagctagccatgtcttaaagcacctcttcctgagggtgttacagtgttatagcttcacctttatcgtacatttttaggccaaaatgcatccattctcccttttctgtctacacactgtgtccgcTTGTAAGtattccgtgattgtgcgctgccgaacatgctcttctgctcgtaaaacaagcaatgtcatgacgtgatggtGTGCCGTCGTATCcgttgggaaccggtacttttcaaacagagtatagtaccgtttttgattcaataGTACcgggatactatactagtaccggtactagcggtatagctcggttggttgagcggccgtgccagcaacttgagggttgcaggttcgatccccgcctccgccatcctagtcactgccgttgtgtccttgggcaagacactttacccacctgctcccagtgccacccacactggtttaattgtaacttagatattgggtttcacaatgtaaagtgctttgagtcacttgagaaaaagcgctatataaatgtaattcacttcacttcactataccgtacaaccctaccctgGACTATGTTCTCCTCTTGATGTCTCAGCCAGTCCAACTGTCTCCTCACTTCCTGCTCTCCTTGTTCCAGATCATTCTGATGCAGGTCACTGAGGGCCTGATAGAGCGGGAGTGCACCATCCAGGTGCGGAAGTGGAGGGAGTCCAGAGGTGAGCTGACACACCAGCCGGGCCGCCGCCTCCACGGCACCAGAGCCATCTTTGAGCACAAACGCCGCGCCGCTTCCATCAGCTCTGGCGGGAGCTTCTCTTTTCTGGCCAGCTCCATTCCTCCGCCAGGACCTCTCCGGGCCTCCTCGTCTTTACTTTCGCTTCCTGGCTTCCGCAAGTCCAAAGCACCTTTCCACACTCAAGCCAAGAAAAGCTCCTTCTCCGGCCCATCCAGTTTTGAGGGGAGGCGACCTCAGTCACCCCCTGTGGTCGTATCCAACTCGGCCAGCCACAAACCGCCCATTCCTCCCGGGGCGGTACAGAGGGCGCCCCAGGTCCAGAGTCCCTTGGTCGGCAGCGGCACGCCCTCTCGTGGACCCGCTCCGGCCTCGGACGCTTCGTCTCCAAGTCAGAGCACACCCCCGCCAAACACTCTGTCCCCCACCCCGAGGATCGTCTCCGAGCAGATCACGCCCACCATCCCCTCCCCCACCGCCAACAACACTCCTCTGCCGCTCTGCGTCGACCCAAAGAAGGAAGTCGCCGAGGCCAAGACCCCGCCTGTCGGGGAAGACGGccgcaagaagaagaagagcaaaGAGGACAAGAAGAAGGAGCGGGAGgatgagaagaagaagttgaaggagaagagggagagagagaaggCGGAGAAGGAGAAgatgaagaaggagaaggagcgtcTGGAGAAGGAAAAGAAAAAAGGGGGCAAGAAAAAGGACAAAGGGGGGGCCCCGCAGGCCGAGGACAAAAACGGTGCGGCGGCAGCGCGGGATTCGGCCTAGTTTGACCGCGAAAAGAAAAGGTCAGCGTGACAAAAGACCATCAGAGATGGAGccatgcataaaaaaaaatgggatgaCTTCCTGGATGGTGATTTTAAAAAACACCACAGGGGGTCTTTTTGCCCCCTCTCTCCGT contains:
- the tbc1d10b gene encoding TBC1 domain family member 10B: MAELSTLSPSPSALGDPHATPSVPSSSPAARTPDLAMATSTPKCLTETTPAPHPEGVTSAQLPPQSPLKVAAETPVGALPCVCQGAAAQHEDEEAKTGAHVERQDLLSNEASLAAPPDLSSGELSAQPASPSTDLTPGPNLYPSVHVTHNPHPGGDDVAQPADGDATVTVEEEPQKEQAPKSPPPPVSPKPQSPPPPVSPKPQSPPPPVSPKPQSPLPPVSPKPRSPPPPVSPKPQSPIKAQPPCSPTAGAGHPSPTVPFIQEPAPFFPMATSRPAPDTLSYLESASLMSGTLESLSGLGEDGSSIGSDSEINGLAVKRTDKYGFLGGTQYSESGEKEVRIEVARQREMKWLEMFNNWDKWIKHRFQKVKMRCRKGIPSSLRSKAWQLLSNSQELLDANIGKFEELERDPGEAKWLDIIEKDLHRQFPFHEMFAARGGHGQQDLYRILKAYTIYRPDEGYCQAQAPVAAVLLMHMPAEQAFWCLVQICEKYLPGYYSAGLEAIQLDGEIFFSLLRRTCPMAYRHLKKFKIDPILYMTEWFMCIFSRTLPWACVLRVWDMFFCEGVKIVFRVGLVLLKQMLGSVDKLRELQGMYETMERLRSISPDTIREDTLVQEIILMQVTEGLIERECTIQVRKWRESRGELTHQPGRRLHGTRAIFEHKRRAASISSGGSFSFLASSIPPPGPLRASSSLLSLPGFRKSKAPFHTQAKKSSFSGPSSFEGRRPQSPPVVVSNSASHKPPIPPGAVQRAPQVQSPLVGSGTPSRGPAPASDASSPSQSTPPPNTLSPTPRIVSEQITPTIPSPTANNTPLPLCVDPKKEVAEAKTPPVGEDGRKKKKSKEDKKKEREDEKKKLKEKREREKAEKEKMKKEKERLEKEKKKGGKKKDKGGAPQAEDKNGAAAARDSA